Proteins co-encoded in one Brassica oleracea var. oleracea cultivar TO1000 chromosome C4, BOL, whole genome shotgun sequence genomic window:
- the LOC106337882 gene encoding putative phospholipid-transporting ATPase 7, translated as MSAMGTAMFTCIVWAVNAQIALTMSLFTWIQHALIWGSIFTWYIFLALFGMLPPKISGNIFHMLLEALAPAPIFWLTTLLVIAATTLPCLAHISFQRSLNPLDHHIIQEIKHFKIDVQDERMWTRERSNARQKTKIGFIARVDAKIRQLRGRLQKKHLILSVVRGMSGTSASASSETTTTTTHHS; from the coding sequence ATGAGTGCAATGGGAACCGCAATGTTCACTTGCATCGTCTGGGCAGTGAATGCACAGATCGCTTTAACCATGAGCCTCTTCACATGGATCCAACACGCCTTGATCTGGGGAAGTATCTTCACCTGGTACATCTTCCTTGCCCTCTTCGGCATGTTACCTCCAAAAATATCAGGCAACATCTTCCACATGCTCCTCGAAGCTCTAGCACCTGCGCCAATCTTCTGGCTCACCACACTGCTGGTCATAGCCGCCACAACACTTCCTTGCTTAGCTCACATCTCCTTCCAGAGATCGTTGAACCCTCTGGACCACCACATCATCCAAGAGATCAAGCATTTCAAAATCGACGTCCAGGACGAGCGTATGTGGACAAGAGAGAGATCCAATGCTCGACAAAAGACCAAGATTGGATTCATAGCTCGTGTAGATGCCAAGATCCGCCAGCTGAGAGGGAGACTCCAGAAGAAACACTTAATTCTGAGTGTTGTGAGAGGTATGAGTGGTACGAGCGCCTCAGCATCAAGTGAGACGACAACGACCACCACACATCATAGTTGA